One window of Pocillopora verrucosa isolate sample1 chromosome 9, ASM3666991v2, whole genome shotgun sequence genomic DNA carries:
- the LOC131777035 gene encoding LOW QUALITY PROTEIN: androglobin (The sequence of the model RefSeq protein was modified relative to this genomic sequence to represent the inferred CDS: inserted 5 bases in 5 codons; substituted 1 base at 1 genomic stop codon), producing the protein MASKAMKKKESKERVASAARTIPEQSVAPSVVGSLNEKDEKSKKAKAPIVIWPEWTEQDIGQEKWDTSHKPKEKEKGKSPNLHPYEDPEGRIDLPSSIKSYVDHWKKPVEFMLEKSPVVVDPKSLAEEIDLLSVNDHLTNSELLRCIIGQVMCLWKLHFKVDPIETVKGAKDTKESNKADKERDKEKDKXRGEKDKDALLEDNTWKPWNHIWPKEKTKGSPLPVYNPGGKYCVRISGWXGTWRKVTVDDGMPFDEDGKLMLPASPYEHELWPMLLSKALIKVASLDYAGGYNACEFGDFTVXHALTGWMPEIIPLRCGHTGEIWKLLLQTLPHWKLENTPPPEEKKQHATECRKKDDRDKERKSTKSEKSQVPEKVEREKEKKEKEKEKEKATPAANLVDVPKEPEFVIFASYSHPPXMPMRHSVLKEMADASEKLRQSGLSHNHPHPVLLTTVRDCPLVPPPPPVQIPRWKLIRQKKKKQPVEPALTPPEPPKDPQFLEVVSPFLNHKVXPIPVSRAKTPVRWLKYRPEKPMGEILEEGDKDNGEKTEGGEGEDVAEKTSGEKREGLSDDGAAVKEDEKSKTSTPRLENDELKPDQESKESRESLRDRPSTKDSSKSKEREKSAKSDKGEKDKLLKSPDKSDKSRSGSKLSVVDKPERTKSGGPSPKSSRRMSRMEKPGDLIKTPPETRRMSRVEKGVKIELERDSSHKVEAIRVDELPVLDLPGSVGEGDKVPADGTDGEATDDKTEGDKTEDGDKFKENNNKDKKIWMEYAXFCKCFRHLYIFHKPNTYNYCKGNSELKNVAMTSHVSKKSGLIPASSVTATTPAPGKATGLSPSPYHGSFGGLSQNQDPPPPFLFVDSLKPIEIVVSFTAFSRWLDPPQPVIRERDKEKEKEKDSNSIVTDPREAAQVEEKPIPPTPGLLVAEPYSWKSLVTGQPILRIRTSGTKAAVLVLPPGRHVLRFLVQAPHGYHVEMASQTPFVYGDEDTVMTCLTKESCRFLEHAMNVFQSVSSLVGSFADPPVDRKFDLDLGLKDQTKDIQDRHYKVFMRCLLKSVRFHLADSYDLPMHFAWKAFQFQASLCLHQRVGHRPLSAAEITRIGSMTKKRAVKSAGAVPPTWVDRTSNSEEEGAATKIQAAFRGYFLRKLARAYVKGTDEHQKVWELLSKAWGVIEPNLESFAIQIFRFMFKRDSELFPLFPFFKDEWSRVAYSDYNGGYPEQPPQSWFVVFREVFFVDEPVLMVPKLYVTLPTCLLRVVDNDSGEELTRVFQKVAPNNLKKNKRGYTFVAEARTPNAILPAGKFRLRVIGSTEPLPYPGREGVNSHFVTKEIRDYYIPNKYNIIFRYTVKVQEDHMASLQLGTSKPDVYIKLQILDHEQEVCSTTGKSHAVIPAFTFYRDRTGDEDEKQKRGSRPPTSSHPRSAKRPPSGSRKAAASPMQGKGGKKSGKESSNSSRPGSSQKGSRPLLCDDSEDKEDEDTEDTEPEIKIHKYIIQAQVLRDSWPLSKSAWDFVALIKSLDRLDVEVPAESAPRGDKLSASVSKGKKNKEGKESRSSKGQAGSRPSSQQQFDSSKPNWTLRIVSDASAEEIEVKKDTERQDEIKAMKLAWEAAEPGRAAKAQQSRQKFLNEHMVKVEKDAIEEENGDEEQQEEKDVTASSEILTVTSPVQSESDQGELTLVPPPKEPDHILQPLSEPKTIRSRGGVPVLLDEEEIERRLLERRETLQAFKTQRKEVENRREQDRLDRNTAKERQLQEAEELQAATDKWRGEVNQRREAYRQKFLEAEKQKEEAQAAEAAKERERSPSPSKSRKSASTAKGGRKSPAKGKKK; encoded by the exons GATacatcacacaaaccaaaagaaaaagaaaagggcAAAAGTCCAAATCTA CATCCTTACGAGGATCCTGAAGGAAGGATAGATTTACCATCTTCAATTAAGTCTTATGTGGATCACTGGAAGAAACCTGTTGAGTTTATGTTGGAAAAG TCACCAGTTGTTGTTGATCCAAAAAGTCTGGCAGAGGAGATAGATTTGCTTTCAGTGAATGATCATTTGACCAACAGTGAG CTGCTCCGATGTATCATAGGTCAGGTGATGTGCTTATGGAAACTTCACTTTAAAGTAGACCCAATAGAGACTGTCAAAGGTGCTAAAGATACCAAGGAGAGCAACAAAGCTGATAAAGAGAGGGACAAGGAGAAGGATA ACAGAGGAGAGAAAGACAAAGATGCTCTGTTAGAAGACAACACATGGAAACCATGGAATCACATTTGGCCAAAAGAGAAAACTAAAGGCAGTCCTCTTCCTGTTTATAACCCTGGAGGGAAGTACTGTGTTAGAATATCTGGATGGTGA GGTACTTGGCGGAAAGTAACAGTTGATGACGGGATGCCCTTTGATGAGGATGGCAAACTTATGTTACCTGCTTCACCTTATGAGCATGAATTATGGCCCATGTTATTGTCAAAAGCTCTCATTAAAGTGGCTTCATTAGA ttaTGCTGGTGGTTATAATGCGTGTGAGTTTGGTGACTTCACTG GTCATGCCCTTACAGGGTGGATGCCAGAGATTATTCCACTGAG GTGTGGTCATACTGGTGAAATCTGGAAACTGCTACTCCAAACATTGCCTCACTGGAAACTTGAGAACACTCCACCAccagaggaaaagaaacaacatgcCACAGAATGCAGAAAAAAGGACGACAGagacaaggaaagaaaatccaCAAAGTCTGAGAAAAGTCAAGTCCCTGAGAAAGttgagagagaaaaagaaaagaaagagaaggagaaggagaaagagaaaG CCACTCCAGCTGCAAATCTTGTTGACGTACCAAAGGAGCCAGAGTTTGTGATTTTTGCCAGTTATTCCCATCCAC ATATGCCAATGAGACATTCTGTTCttaaagaaatg GCTGATGCATCTGAGAAACTGCGACAATCTGGTTTGTCACATAACCACCCACACCCTGTCTTGTTGACGACAGTGAGGGACTGCCCCTTGGTTCCTCCTCCGCCTCCAGTTCAGATCCCTCGATGGAAGCTTATTCggcagaagaagaagaagcagcCCGTGGAGCCAGCGCTGACTCCACCAGAACCTCCCAAGGATCCACAGTTCTTAGAAGTTGTATCTCCCTTTCTTAATCACAAAG AGCCCATACCTGTCAGCAGAGCAAA GACCCCTGTGAGGTGGTTAAAATATCGTCCTGAGAAGCCAATGGGTGAGATACTTGAAGAAGGCGATAAAGACAATGGAGAAAAGACAGAGGGTGGGGAGGGTGAGGATGTCGCTGAGAAGACTTCAGGTGAAAAGAGAGAAGGGCTTAGTGATGATGGTGCCGCTGTTAAAGAG GACGAAAAGTCCAAGACTTCAACGCCAAGACTAGAAAACGATGAACTCAAGCCAGATCAAGAAAGCAAAGAGAGCCGTGAAAGCCTTCGAGACCGTCCAAGTACCAAGGATTCTTCTAAAtcaaaagagagagaaaaatcagCAAAGAGTGACAAAGGAGAGAAAGATAAGTTGCTTAAAAGTCCTGACAAGAGTGATAAAAGTAGAAGTGGTAGCAAACTGAGTGTTGTGGACAAACCAGAGAGAACTAAGTCGGGTGGTCCGTCACCCAAGTCAAGTCGAAGAATGTCAAGGATGGAAAAACCCGGAGATTTGATCAAAA CGCCGCCTGAGACGAGACGAATGTCACGAGTGGAAAAAGGAGTGAAGATCGAACTAGAAAGAGACTCGTCGCACAAAGTAGAGGCCATTCGCGTAGATGAACTGCCCGTGCTTGATTTGCCTGGTTCTGTTGGTGAGGGAGACAAAGTGCCTGCTGATGGCACTGATGGAGAAGCAACTGATGACAAAACTGAAGGAGATAAGACAGAGGATGGCGACAAGTTTAAagagaacaacaacaaagacaagaaaatcTGGATGGAGTACG GATTTTGCAAATGTTTTAG GCATTTGTACATATTCCACAAACCTAACACGTACAATTATTGCAAAGGAAATTCTGAATTAAAG AATGTTGCAATGACCAGTCATGTTAGTAAAAAGTCAGGCCTGATACCAGCCTCGTCAGTCACAGCAACTACGCCTGCACCTGGGAAGGCCACAGGGCTCAGTCCGTCACCATATCACGGTTCGTTTGGGGGACTAAGTCAAAATCAAGACCCACCCCCACCGTTCCTGTTTGTTGACAGTCTGAAACCCATCGAAATTGTGGTAAGCTTCACTGCTTTCTCTAGGTGGCTTGATCCACCGCAGCCCGTTATCAGAGAGAGagataaggaaaaggaaaaggaaaaggattcTAATAGCATAGTAACAG ATCCAAGGGAAGCAGCTCAGGTTGAGGAGAAACCTATACCACCCACCCCAGGCTTACTCGTTGCGGAACCGTACTCTTGGAAGAGCCTGGTGACGGGTCAGCCAATTCTACGCATTCGCACTTCAGGCACCAAGGCAGCCGTCCTTGTTCTACCGCCGGG GCGTCACGTgttaagatttcttgtccaagcCCCTCACGGTTATCACGTGGAAATGGCTTCACAGACGCCATTTGTTTATGGCGACGAAGACACAGTAATGACTTGTCTCACAAAG GAAAGTTGTCGTTTCCTGGAGCACGCCATGAATGTGTTTCAGTCAGTTAGCAGCCTTGTTGGATCATTCGCTGATCCTCCTGTTGACAGGAAGTTTGACTTGGATCTTGGACTTAAGGATCAGACGAAAGACATTCAAGATAGGCATTACAAG GTTTTTATGAGGTGTCTTCTGAAGAGTGTCAGATTCCATCTCGCCGATTCTTACGATTTACCGATGCACTTTGCCTGGAAAGCTTTTCAGTTCCAAGCCTCTCTCTGCTTGCATCAGCGAGTCGGCCACAGGCCCTTGTCAGCAGCGGAGATCACGAGGATCGGTTCAATGACAAAGAAGCGGGCCGTTAAGAGTGCTGGTGCAGTACCTCCCACTTGGGTAGATCGCACATCAAACAGTGAAGAGGAAGGCGCTGCTACTAAGATCCAGGCCGCTTTCAGGGGTTATTTCCTTCGAAAACTGGCACGAGCATACGTAAAAG GTACCGACGAGCACCAGAAAGTATGGGAGCTTCTGTCCAAAGCTTGGGGTGTTATCGAACCTAACTTGGAGAGCTTTGCCATTCAGATTTTCAGGTTCATGTTCAAACGGGATTCAGAACTGTTccctttgtttcctttcttcaaagATGAGTGGAGTCGCGTGGCGTACTCTGACTACAACGGGGGGTATCCTGAGCAGCCTCCTCAGTCTTGGTTTGTGGTTTTTAG ggaagTGTTCTTCGTTGATGAACCAGTGCTCATGGTCCCTAAACTGTACGTTACCTTACCGACATGTTTGTTGCGGGTTGTAGACAATGACTCGGGGGAAGAACTGACCAGGGTCTTTCAGAAAGTTGCACCCAATAACCTAAAGAAGAATAAG CGTGGTTACACGTTTGTGGCTGAAGCAAGAACGCCAAACGCTATTCTCCCGGCGGGAAAGTTTCGTTTGCGCGTGATCGGTTCCACAGAACCCTTACCCTACCCTGGACGAGAGGGAGTGAACAGTCACTTTGTCACCAAGGAGATTAGAGATTATTATATTCCAAACAAATACAACATCATTTTCAG GTACACAGTCAAGGTACAGGAGGATCACATGGCCAGCTTGCAGCTAGGGACGTCTAAACCAGACGTGTACATCAAGCTACAG attttgGATCATGAACAGGAGGTATGTAGCACGACCGGAAAGAGTCACGCAGTCATCCCTGCTTTTACTTTTTACCGCGACCGTACAGGCgatgaagatgaaaaacaaaaacgag GTTCGCGCCCTCCTACCTCGTCCCACCCCCGCTCGGCCAAGAGACCTCCGTCAGGAAGCCGCAAAGCAGCAGCCTCTCCCATGCAAGGGAAGGGTGGTAAGAAGAGCGGAAAGGAGTCCAGTAACTCCTCACGGCCGGGATCATCG caGAAAGGCTCTCGTCCTCTCCTTTGCGACGACTCCGAAGACAAAGAAGACGAAGACACCGAAGATACGGAGCCTGAAATCAAG ATACACAAGTATATAATTCAAGCCCAGGTCTTACGCGACAGTTGGCCTTTGTCTAAGAGTGCTTGGGATTTTGTTGCCTTGATCAAGAGCCTTGACAGACTAGACGTAGAAG TCCCTGCGGAAAGCGCCCCTCGCGGAGATAAACTGTCTGCAAGTGTGTCCAAAGGCAAGAAAAacaaggaaggaaaagaaagtcGGTCAAGTAAGGGACAAGCTGGATCAAGACCATCATCACAG caacAATTCGATTCTAGCAAACCAAACTGGACACTCAGAATCGTTTCTGATGCGAGTGCT GAAGAGATTGAGGTCAAGAAGGACACAGAAAGGCAAGATGAAATAAAGGCCATGAAGCTAGCTTGGGAAGCCGCTGAACCGGGCAGAGCGGCGAAG GCCCAACAAAGCCGTCAAAAGTTTTTGAACGAACACATGGTTAAGGTGGAAAAAGACGCAATCGAGGAAGAAAACGGCGATGAGGAACAACAAGAAGAGAAAGATGTTACTGCTTCCAGTGAAATAC TGACAGTGACGTCACCAGTGCAGTCTGAGTCAGATCAAGGAGAATTGACCTTAGTACCACCCCCTAAGGAGCCGGATCATATTCTCCAGCCGCTTTCTGAACCTAAGACCATCAG GTCACGAGGCGGGGTTCCCGTGTTGTTAGACGAGGAAGAAATAGAAAGAAGGCTGCTGGAAAGAAGAGAAACACTGCAAGCTTTTAAAACTCAGCGTAAAGAAGTTGAAAACAGGAGAGAACAGGATAGACTGGACAGGAACACTGCTAAAGAGAGACAGTTACAGGAAGCTGAAGAACTACAG GCCGCTACTGACAAATGGCGGGGCGAGGTGAACCAGAGACGGGAAGCGTACAGACAGAAATTCCTAGAGGCAGAGAAACAAAAAGAGGAAGCACAGGCGGCTGAAGCTGCGAAAGAAAGAGAACGATCTCCGTCACCGAGCAAGAGTCGAAAGAGTGCTTCTACTGCTAAAGGTGGAAGGAAAAGTCCCgccaaaggaaagaaaaaataa
- the LOC131777066 gene encoding uncharacterized protein — protein MARFLLLLGAITSIFCQGVIAKLSCCGEFSAQQEEQLRNLLKQEAGSLRQGMQMMCPRSPGKWRKLNVTNACFSANQSKPGIFIIPQEGFVVALKVAHISGKVTCEKGDFHSKHAHGSFYSKWGCSINHPSIGTTPLGTFITTSSKEILFPREKFIRDKAMSAWYALPGFGPDSPFLVFQDFSNPEYFQHGQELQLWYGEVLKGVSVNDNDGKTCAEVYAWYL, from the exons ATGGCCAGATTTCTGTTGCTATTGGGCGCGATTACTTCAATCTTTTGTCAAGGTGTAATAGCCAAATTAAGTTGTTGCGGTGAATTTTCCGCGCAGCAAGAAGAACAACTGAGGAATCTACTGAAACAAGAGGCAGGGTCGTTGAGACAGGGCATGCAAATGATGTGTCCTAGAAGTCCAG GCAAATGGCGAAAATTAAATGTGACCAACGCCTGCTTCAGTGCAAATCAAAGTAAACCTGGAATCTTCATTATCCCACAGGAGGGATTTGTCGTCGCTCTCAAAGTTGCCCATATCAGTGGCAAAGTCACGTGTGAGAAAGGCGACTTTCATTCTAAACACGCACATGGTTCATTTTACAGCAAGTGGGGTTGCTCAATAAATCATCCTTCCATCGGAACCACACCCTTGGGGACCTTCATCACCACGTCGTCCAAAGAAATCTTATTCCCACGTGAAAAGTTTATCCGGGACAAGGCGATGTCTGCCTGGTACGCACTTCCGGGATTCGGGCCAGATTCCCCATTCCTCGTTTTCCAAGACTTCTCCAATCCAGAATATTTCCAACACGGCCAAGAGCTTCAACTGTGGTACGGCGAAGTGCTGAAGGGGGTCAGTGTAAATGACAATGATGGCAAAACATGCGCTGAAGTTTATGCCTGGTATCTCTAA
- the LOC131777099 gene encoding uncharacterized protein, which translates to MTTSRLLVMLIAAGCCAILCNGSQSCGLLHQNVTKGIDRVLVSERHSFGADFRNFCLSYEKEKWLSLTKGAVCFGGSGNEYATLVVPIEGFLMSVKLTHVSGLSSCKRNSPQYNSNWGCSRNHPEHGRSPFNVVVTTAPRNDILFPTHFFLQHNKGSYWYDKPEVDPHSPEIILTDASNPIYVAMGQELRVWFGEDLLKSGVKKKGGKVCITAQAWYKH; encoded by the exons ATGACGACTTCCCGATTGTTGGTAATGCTAATCGCAGCTGGTTGTTGTGCGATTTTGTGCAACGGATCTCAGTCTTGTGGTTTACTACATCAGAATGTTACAAAGGGAATTGACAGAGTGTTAGTCAGTGAACGTCATTCGTTTGGAGCAGACTTTAGGAACTTTTGTCTTTCCTATGAAAAAG AGAAGTGGCTGAGCTTAACAAAAGGAGCTGTCTGCTTTGGAGGGAGTGGCAACGAATATGCCACCCTTGTGGTACCAATAGAGGGCTTCCTAATGTCAGTCAAATTGACCCACGTCAGTGGACTCAGCTCATGCAAAAGAAATTCTCCCCAATACAACAGTAACTGGGGTTGCTCTCGCAATCATCCTGAACACGGCAGATCGCCCTTTAACGTTGTCGTAACGACGGCACCCAGAAATGACATTCTCTTTCCgacacatttttttcttcaacacaACAAGGGATCCTATTGGTACGACAAACCAGAAGTGGACCCTCACTCACCGGAAATAATCCTTACAGATGCATCAAATCCCATTTATGTTGCTATGGGCCAAGAGCTCCGTGTGTGGTTTGGAGAAGACCTGTTGAAGTCTGGTGTGAAGAAAAAAGGAGGTAAAGTCTGTATAACCGCGCAAGCCTGGTACAAGCATTGA